One window of the Desulforamulus hydrothermalis Lam5 = DSM 18033 genome contains the following:
- a CDS encoding C40 family peptidase: MKLSFSKRLAVLAAAVGLTAAVWSGTAEGAQVTVKQGDTLWAIAQSNGTTVDNIKKLNNLTGDALQIGQVLNLPDQPSGQAARPVTANAANVSRGMADRALAVLDFAKQYIGVRYRAGGESPAGFDCSGYVRYVFKNFGIDLVHTAAGQYQAGTAIAKDELRPGDLVFFHTGGQGINHSGIYLGNNEFIHASSSRGIKIDSLLDSYWSARYRGASRIF; the protein is encoded by the coding sequence GTGAAGTTGTCTTTTAGCAAAAGACTGGCAGTCCTGGCGGCAGCGGTTGGTCTGACCGCCGCTGTTTGGAGCGGAACTGCCGAGGGCGCTCAGGTGACGGTGAAGCAGGGCGATACCCTGTGGGCCATTGCACAGAGTAACGGCACTACGGTGGACAACATTAAAAAATTAAACAATTTAACCGGTGATGCTTTACAAATCGGTCAAGTATTAAACTTGCCTGACCAACCGTCGGGCCAGGCTGCCAGACCGGTAACAGCGAATGCCGCCAACGTATCCCGGGGTATGGCCGACAGGGCGCTGGCTGTGCTGGATTTTGCCAAACAGTATATTGGTGTCAGGTATCGTGCCGGCGGCGAAAGCCCGGCAGGTTTTGATTGCTCCGGTTATGTGCGGTATGTGTTTAAAAACTTTGGCATTGATCTGGTGCATACTGCTGCCGGGCAGTATCAGGCAGGCACAGCCATTGCAAAGGATGAACTGCGGCCCGGCGACTTGGTTTTCTTTCATACCGGCGGCCAGGGCATCAATCATTCGGGTATTTACCTGGGCAATAACGAATTTATTCATGCTTCCAGTTCCCGGGGTATTAAAATAGACTCTCTCCTTGACAGTTATTGGAGTGCCCGGTACCGGGGTGCCAGCAGAATTTTCTAA
- a CDS encoding zinc dependent phospholipase C family protein yields MTLPQVTWHCAKAVLALTSPLHVIVQRRRLKNTHHFCNRQAGQILRQDGLRSEALLFASYLDILNHGSSWSDMGFRNISHYYNCREDSGLWHGPAAPAECHYYFNLALKHWRRGSREKAFFYLGAATHILQDLCVPHHAGGLVFSGHKYFEDWARNHYEDFAVNQGGLYNLGDCASRWVKQNALVAASYLPEVGQDHSPAVAQVCGIMLTRAQQTTAGFWHFFLQKIKESSPR; encoded by the coding sequence ATGACCCTACCCCAGGTCACCTGGCATTGTGCCAAGGCAGTTTTGGCCCTGACCTCACCTTTGCATGTAATTGTGCAAAGGCGCCGCTTGAAAAATACCCATCATTTTTGCAACCGGCAGGCCGGTCAAATTCTAAGGCAAGATGGGCTGCGCAGCGAAGCCTTGTTATTCGCTTCTTATTTAGACATCTTAAACCATGGTTCTTCCTGGAGTGACATGGGTTTTAGAAATATCAGCCACTATTACAATTGTCGAGAGGACAGCGGTTTGTGGCATGGGCCGGCTGCCCCTGCCGAATGTCACTATTATTTTAACCTGGCACTTAAACATTGGCGCCGGGGCAGCCGGGAAAAAGCTTTCTTTTACCTGGGTGCTGCCACTCACATCCTGCAAGACCTGTGTGTACCCCACCATGCCGGCGGTTTGGTCTTCAGCGGTCACAAGTATTTTGAAGATTGGGCCAGGAATCATTATGAGGATTTTGCCGTTAATCAGGGGGGTCTTTACAACCTGGGGGATTGTGCCAGCCGGTGGGTGAAACAAAACGCCCTGGTGGCGGCATCTTACCTGCCGGAAGTAGGGCAGGACCACAGCCCGGCCGTGGCTCAAGTATGCGGCATTATGTTAACAAGAGCCCAGCAAACCACAGCCGGTTTCTGGCACTTTTTTCTGCAAAAAATAAAGGAGTCATCTCCCCGGTAA
- a CDS encoding S-layer homology domain-containing protein, whose amino-acid sequence MKKLNKLLITLFSFAVLTNWLAGGAWAGPKVKENHLPPGLAKKQTLQQPIPLAYGFVDTQKHWARQEIAKIQSQGIMKGYADNMFKPQQPVTKNEALAVIMRVVDHQGTSVDQNGLLPKVFPDWMGTAPLQAYDAGIIADWELLAWHGNKPASRLEVAMWLCRAAGEKSVAVQDLLAFAKDINQLSKEELVYLAAMYNRGIIRGTPEGYLNPLKPISRGEFAVMICRFTDSVNLTDSNPATPPAKTWIATLNPAPNQKVTVDTNRFTVKFNQPMVFAEDRDITDLTGTIKIFQYLNNKWVEADLSYTVVLNERGDELTVILDHNSVLAAQAKYCVTLPGGILQEANGTAIFPGIGKGQWSFVTEQTTSADEAAKATVDISLR is encoded by the coding sequence ATGAAAAAGCTGAACAAACTGCTGATTACTTTATTTTCCTTTGCCGTTCTTACTAATTGGTTAGCCGGCGGGGCCTGGGCCGGTCCCAAGGTTAAAGAAAACCACCTGCCGCCCGGACTGGCCAAAAAACAAACATTACAGCAGCCTATACCCCTGGCCTATGGCTTTGTCGATACGCAAAAACACTGGGCCAGGCAAGAAATTGCCAAAATACAGTCCCAGGGAATTATGAAAGGTTACGCCGATAATATGTTTAAACCGCAACAACCGGTTACTAAAAATGAAGCCCTGGCCGTGATTATGCGGGTGGTGGATCACCAGGGCACCTCTGTCGATCAGAACGGTCTCTTGCCAAAAGTTTTTCCGGATTGGATGGGCACAGCACCATTGCAGGCATATGATGCCGGCATTATCGCAGACTGGGAACTCTTAGCCTGGCATGGCAACAAGCCAGCCAGCCGGCTGGAAGTAGCCATGTGGCTATGCCGTGCTGCCGGCGAAAAAAGTGTGGCGGTGCAGGATTTGCTTGCCTTTGCCAAAGACATCAATCAGTTGAGCAAGGAGGAATTGGTTTATCTGGCAGCCATGTATAACCGGGGGATTATCAGGGGTACACCGGAAGGTTATCTTAATCCCTTAAAACCTATCTCCCGTGGCGAATTTGCCGTAATGATCTGCCGCTTTACGGACTCTGTTAACTTAACCGACAGCAACCCGGCAACCCCCCCTGCAAAAACCTGGATCGCAACCTTAAACCCTGCCCCCAACCAAAAGGTTACGGTGGATACAAACCGGTTTACCGTTAAATTCAACCAACCCATGGTCTTTGCAGAGGACCGGGATATAACGGATTTAACCGGGACCATCAAGATTTTTCAATACCTGAATAACAAATGGGTTGAGGCCGACCTATCTTATACCGTTGTCTTAAATGAGCGTGGCGATGAACTGACCGTTATACTGGATCACAACAGCGTCCTGGCTGCCCAGGCCAAATACTGCGTTACCCTGCCCGGCGGTATTCTCCAGGAGGCAAACGGCACCGCCATTTTCCCGGGCATCGGCAAAGGACAGTGGTCTTTTGTCACTGAACAAACAACTTCCGCTGACGAGGCTGCCAAAGCAACTGTTGATATTTCTCTCCGGTAA